In Marinobacter sp. es.048, the following proteins share a genomic window:
- the rplU gene encoding 50S ribosomal protein L21 — protein sequence MYAVIVSGGKQHRVKEGETLKLEKLEVETGGNVEFDRVLLIADGDKVQVGAPVVDGAKVTAEVVNHGRHDKVQIIKFRRRKHHMKRQGHRQWFTEVKITGIKG from the coding sequence ATGTACGCAGTTATTGTTAGCGGTGGTAAGCAGCACCGTGTTAAAGAAGGCGAAACCCTGAAGCTGGAAAAGCTGGAAGTTGAAACCGGTGGCAACGTTGAGTTCGATCGCGTTCTGCTGATCGCCGACGGCGACAAGGTTCAGGTAGGCGCGCCGGTTGTTGATGGTGCCAAAGTGACAGCGGAAGTGGTCAACCACGGTCGTCACGACAAGGTTCAGATCATCAAGTTCCGTCGTCGTAAGCATCACATGAAGCGTCAGGGCCACCGTCAGTGGTTTACTGAAGTCAAGATCACGGGTATCAAGGGCTGA
- the proB gene encoding glutamate 5-kinase, whose protein sequence is MTERLQLRQARRLVIKIGSALLTNDGRGLDVAALGLWVDQIAELIEDGVEVVVVSSGSVAEGMSRLGWTVRPEQLHELQAAAAVGQMGLVQTWEAQFKRHDIHTAQILLTHDDLSDRKRYLNGRGTLRALLNFGVVPIVNENDTVVTDEIRFGDNDTLGALVANLIEADGLIILTDQLGLFDRDPRKHADARLVTERRAGDRELDAMAGGGAGVLGRGGMQTKLRAARLAARSGAFTVIVGGRIEGVIARLRQGDVIGTLLLPEQGRIAARKQWLASHLQTRGRLTLDDGAVKVLCLGGRSLLPVGVKGVSGQFRRGEMVSCFDQSGREIARGLVNYDADEARAIAGRSSDRITEILGYMSGEEMIHRDNLVIV, encoded by the coding sequence ATGACTGAACGCCTACAGCTGCGCCAGGCCCGCCGCCTGGTTATCAAGATCGGAAGCGCTTTGCTGACCAACGATGGCCGTGGCCTGGATGTGGCGGCTCTGGGTTTGTGGGTTGATCAGATCGCCGAGCTAATTGAAGACGGCGTGGAGGTGGTTGTCGTTTCCTCTGGTTCTGTCGCAGAGGGAATGAGTCGTTTGGGCTGGACCGTCAGGCCCGAGCAGCTCCATGAGCTGCAGGCGGCTGCGGCTGTCGGTCAGATGGGGTTGGTGCAGACCTGGGAGGCCCAGTTCAAGCGGCACGACATCCACACGGCGCAGATTCTGCTCACCCACGATGACCTGTCCGACCGCAAGCGATACCTTAACGGTCGTGGCACACTCAGGGCGTTGCTGAACTTCGGTGTAGTGCCGATCGTTAATGAAAACGACACCGTGGTTACCGACGAGATCCGGTTTGGCGATAACGACACCCTGGGCGCACTGGTTGCCAATCTGATTGAGGCCGATGGCCTGATTATCCTGACTGATCAACTGGGTCTGTTTGACAGGGATCCGAGAAAGCATGCGGATGCCCGTCTGGTGACCGAGCGTCGCGCCGGTGATCGCGAGCTGGATGCCATGGCAGGCGGCGGCGCCGGTGTTCTTGGCCGCGGTGGTATGCAGACCAAGTTGCGGGCTGCGCGCCTTGCTGCCCGGTCCGGGGCTTTTACGGTCATCGTCGGTGGCCGCATTGAGGGGGTGATTGCTCGACTGCGACAGGGTGATGTAATCGGCACTCTGTTGTTGCCGGAACAGGGCCGGATTGCGGCTCGAAAGCAATGGCTCGCCAGTCATCTGCAGACCCGTGGCAGGCTGACTCTGGATGATGGTGCGGTGAAAGTGCTTTGTCTGGGTGGTCGAAGTCTTCTGCCGGTGGGGGTCAAAGGTGTGTCGGGGCAGTTCCGGCGTGGGGAAATGGTGTCCTGCTTCGATCAGAGTGGTCGTGAAATCGCCCGGGGTCTGGTGAATTACGACGCTGATGAAGCAAGGGCCATTGCCGGCCGGTCCAGTGACCGGATTACCGAGATTCTTGGCTATATGTCAGGAGAGGAGATGATTCACCGGGACAATCTGGTAATCGTGTAA
- the ispB gene encoding octaprenyl diphosphate synthase yields MTAQRIYNTVADDFSRVNDLIIQRLSSDVPLVEKIAQYIIESGGKRLRPLLVLLSSQAAGYNKDDHLKLAAVIEFLHTATLLHDDVVDTSDMRRGRSTANARWGNAPSVLVGDFLYARAFEMMVELKSLRIMDVLSHATAVIAEGEVMQLMNVKNPDLTEDQYMKVIHNKTAMLFEAASHTGALLAEASEEQELGLKDYGKHLGLAFQLVDDVLDYRGDAEAMGKNVGDDLAEGKTTLPLIHAMAHGTEDERQLIRQAIRKGGLEDLPRILDIVEHSGAIEYTMTKARQQAALAAGCLNCLPESAHKEAMVLLTDIAVARVS; encoded by the coding sequence ATGACAGCCCAGCGCATTTACAACACCGTGGCCGACGACTTCAGCCGCGTCAATGATCTGATTATACAGCGGCTTTCCTCAGATGTTCCCCTGGTGGAGAAAATCGCCCAGTACATTATCGAAAGCGGCGGTAAGCGCTTGAGACCGTTACTGGTTCTGCTTTCCAGTCAGGCCGCTGGCTACAACAAAGACGATCATCTCAAGCTCGCCGCCGTGATCGAATTCCTGCACACCGCCACCCTGCTGCACGACGATGTGGTCGACACCTCGGACATGCGCCGGGGCCGGAGCACCGCCAACGCCCGCTGGGGCAACGCGCCAAGCGTACTGGTAGGTGATTTCCTCTACGCCCGGGCATTCGAGATGATGGTGGAACTCAAAAGCCTGCGGATCATGGACGTTTTGTCGCATGCCACGGCAGTCATCGCCGAGGGCGAGGTCATGCAACTGATGAATGTTAAAAACCCGGACCTGACAGAAGACCAGTACATGAAGGTCATCCACAACAAGACCGCCATGCTCTTCGAAGCCGCCTCCCACACCGGCGCCCTGCTTGCCGAAGCCAGTGAGGAGCAGGAACTGGGCCTGAAAGACTACGGCAAGCACCTGGGCCTCGCGTTCCAACTGGTCGACGATGTCCTGGATTACCGGGGCGACGCCGAAGCCATGGGCAAGAACGTGGGCGACGACCTGGCTGAAGGCAAAACCACCCTGCCCCTGATCCACGCCATGGCTCATGGAACCGAGGATGAACGGCAGCTTATCCGTCAGGCGATCCGCAAGGGCGGCCTGGAGGATCTGCCCCGCATCCTCGACATCGTTGAGCACTCAGGCGCAATCGAATACACCATGACCAAGGCCCGGCAGCAGGCCGCATTGGCCGCCGGCTGCCTGAATTGCCTTCCCGAATCAGCACACAAGGAAGCAATGGTGTTGCTGACTGACATTGCGGTTGCGAGGGTTAGCTAA
- a CDS encoding LysR substrate-binding domain-containing protein: MHTAITIDALKVLDAIDRKGSFAGAANELFRVPSAISYTVQKLEEDLNVAIYDRTGHRARLTPAGRYLLEEGRTLLEAAENLAHTTRQVAQGWETRLRIGFNSLLPAECLFPAIQEFYELGVPVDVQIVEEVFAGTWDALQSRRVDLIIGADNFSKPAGNYTTHALGDLPFVFAVATDHPLAEAETPLSEDDISRYPAAVAADTSRSLPPGHAGIFHRQRTLTVANIDQKIAVQVAGLGVGWLPRARISKELEKGKLIIKEVQEARQPIKLHLARHAEDQGKALMWFWERLSSERAISDWLTD; this comes from the coding sequence ATGCACACAGCCATCACCATCGACGCCCTCAAAGTCCTTGATGCCATCGACCGCAAAGGCAGTTTCGCCGGGGCCGCCAACGAACTGTTCCGGGTTCCCTCCGCCATCAGTTACACCGTGCAGAAGCTGGAAGAAGACCTGAACGTGGCCATTTACGACCGAACCGGCCATCGGGCGCGACTGACGCCGGCCGGCCGGTACCTTCTGGAAGAGGGCCGCACCCTGCTTGAAGCAGCAGAGAACCTCGCGCACACCACCCGCCAGGTCGCTCAGGGCTGGGAAACCCGGTTACGGATCGGATTCAACTCACTGCTGCCGGCGGAATGCCTGTTTCCGGCAATCCAGGAATTCTATGAGTTGGGCGTGCCGGTGGATGTGCAAATTGTGGAGGAAGTCTTCGCTGGCACCTGGGATGCGCTGCAAAGCCGCCGCGTGGATCTGATCATCGGCGCTGATAATTTCAGCAAGCCTGCGGGAAACTACACAACCCACGCCCTGGGCGACCTGCCGTTCGTATTCGCCGTCGCCACCGATCACCCCCTGGCTGAGGCCGAGACTCCGCTCTCTGAGGACGACATCTCCCGTTATCCGGCAGCTGTCGCTGCAGACACATCACGGTCCCTGCCCCCGGGGCACGCCGGCATATTCCACCGTCAGCGCACCCTGACGGTGGCCAACATTGATCAGAAGATCGCCGTACAGGTAGCCGGTCTTGGCGTGGGGTGGCTACCCAGGGCAAGAATCAGCAAAGAACTGGAGAAAGGAAAGCTGATCATCAAAGAAGTCCAGGAAGCCCGCCAGCCAATCAAACTGCACCTGGCCAGACATGCGGAGGACCAGGGCAAGGCCTTGATGTGGTTCTGGGAACGACTCAGTTCGGAGCGAGCTATTTCGGACTGGCTAACAGACTGA
- the rpmA gene encoding 50S ribosomal protein L27, protein MAHKKAAGSTRNGRDSESKRLGVKRFGGETVSAGSIIIRQRGTRFHAGSNVGIGKDHTLFAKADGQVKFEVKGPQSRKFVSIVPAA, encoded by the coding sequence ATGGCTCATAAAAAGGCAGCAGGTAGTACCCGTAACGGTCGCGATTCCGAGTCGAAACGACTTGGTGTGAAGCGCTTCGGCGGTGAGACTGTATCTGCAGGTAGCATCATCATCCGTCAGCGTGGCACCCGTTTCCACGCTGGTAGCAATGTTGGTATTGGCAAGGACCACACCCTGTTCGCGAAAGCAGACGGCCAGGTGAAGTTCGAAGTCAAAGGCCCGCAGAGCCGTAAGTTCGTGAGCATCGTTCCGGCTGCTTAA
- the ribF gene encoding bifunctional riboflavin kinase/FAD synthetase — protein sequence MRLIRGLTNLKMLSRREYSPLANGCVATVGNFDGVHLGHKTIIDQVKSKAEALGVPSVVMIFEPQPREFFQGSEAPPRLMGFRQKFEALLAEGIDIVLCLRFNQAFRSYSAMGFIDDVLIQGLAVQHLVVGDDFRFGCDRAGDFALLEKVGKGAGFTVENTLTVTVAGERVSSTRVRDSLTVNGLEKAESLLGHPYQIRGRVVYGRQLGRQIGAPTANILLHRTPALRGVYVVAATLDDGARFDGVANIGVRPTVDGKRPSLEVHLFDFAGTLYGQHLEVVFRHGLRDEEKFGSVDELKEQIARDFDHARAWIAENGSVKSAD from the coding sequence ATGCGTCTGATCCGGGGCCTGACCAACCTGAAAATGCTTTCCCGCCGGGAATACTCGCCGCTCGCCAACGGGTGTGTCGCGACCGTCGGTAACTTCGATGGTGTGCACCTTGGGCACAAGACCATTATCGACCAGGTTAAAAGTAAGGCGGAAGCTTTGGGTGTACCCTCTGTGGTGATGATTTTCGAGCCCCAGCCCCGTGAATTCTTCCAGGGCAGTGAGGCGCCACCAAGGCTGATGGGATTTCGCCAGAAGTTCGAGGCCCTGCTGGCGGAAGGCATCGATATTGTGCTGTGCCTTCGCTTTAATCAGGCGTTTCGTAGCTATTCCGCCATGGGCTTTATAGACGATGTTCTCATTCAAGGGCTGGCAGTTCAGCACTTGGTGGTTGGAGACGATTTCCGTTTTGGCTGCGATCGGGCTGGCGATTTTGCCCTCCTTGAAAAAGTCGGCAAAGGCGCCGGGTTTACCGTCGAGAACACGCTTACGGTAACGGTAGCGGGTGAGCGAGTGAGCAGTACCCGGGTCCGGGATTCGCTGACGGTGAATGGCCTTGAGAAGGCTGAATCGCTTCTCGGTCACCCCTATCAAATCCGGGGTCGTGTTGTGTATGGCCGTCAACTGGGGCGCCAGATTGGCGCGCCAACCGCGAATATTCTGTTACATCGGACACCCGCCCTGCGCGGTGTCTATGTAGTTGCCGCCACCCTGGATGACGGCGCCCGATTCGATGGCGTTGCCAATATCGGTGTACGCCCGACCGTTGACGGCAAGCGGCCTTCACTGGAAGTGCACCTGTTTGACTTTGCTGGCACACTTTATGGCCAGCATCTGGAAGTTGTGTTCCGGCATGGCCTGCGGGACGAGGAAAAGTTCGGTTCCGTAGATGAGCTGAAAGAACAGATTGCCCGGGATTTTGACCACGCCCGAGCGTGGATTGCCGAAAACGGCTCTGTGAAAAGCGCGGATTGA
- the rpsT gene encoding 30S ribosomal protein S20: MANSPQAKKRARQNEKNRKHNASLRSMARTYMKKIQTKIEAGNYEEAQAAFQQAQPILDSMVNKGIFAKNKVARHKSRLSAKIKSLKSA; encoded by the coding sequence GTGGCAAATTCCCCGCAAGCCAAGAAGCGCGCACGTCAGAACGAGAAGAACCGCAAGCACAATGCAAGCCTGCGTTCCATGGCTCGTACTTACATGAAAAAGATCCAGACCAAGATCGAAGCCGGCAACTACGAAGAAGCCCAGGCTGCTTTCCAGCAGGCTCAGCCGATTCTGGATAGCATGGTCAACAAAGGCATCTTCGCGAAGAACAAGGTTGCTCGTCACAAGAGCCGCCTGAGCGCCAAGATCAAGTCCCTGAAGAGCGCCTAA
- a CDS encoding glutathione S-transferase family protein, with product MGLLIDGKWHDQWYDTDKTGGKFEREAARFRNWVTADGSPGPDGEGGFKAASGRYHLYVSMACPWAHRTLIFRKLKGLEKHISVSVVHPDMVENGWEFRPDSEQHRDHLHDFGFMHQVYTKAAPEYSGRVTVPTLWDKKKETIASNESAEIIRMFNSAFDGLEGVRTDLDFYPEELRGEIDEVNARVYDTVNNGVYKAGFATAQDKYEEAYNALFDSLDWLEERLSDQRYLMGDRLTEADWRLFTTLIRFDAVYYSHFKCNRQRISDFPALSAYVRDLYQEPGVAETVDIDQIKRHYYVSQRTINPTQIVPVGPELDFDSPHGRESLS from the coding sequence ATGGGACTTTTAATCGACGGCAAATGGCATGATCAGTGGTATGACACCGACAAGACCGGTGGCAAATTTGAACGGGAAGCGGCGCGTTTCCGGAACTGGGTGACCGCCGATGGGTCGCCGGGGCCGGATGGGGAAGGCGGTTTCAAGGCGGCATCCGGTCGCTATCATCTGTATGTCTCGATGGCGTGCCCCTGGGCGCACCGGACGTTGATTTTCCGGAAGCTCAAAGGGTTGGAGAAGCATATTTCGGTGTCAGTGGTGCACCCTGACATGGTTGAAAATGGCTGGGAATTCCGGCCCGACAGTGAGCAGCATCGGGATCATTTGCATGACTTCGGTTTTATGCACCAGGTCTACACCAAGGCAGCCCCGGAGTATTCTGGCCGGGTAACGGTACCAACCTTGTGGGATAAGAAAAAAGAGACGATTGCGAGCAACGAGTCGGCCGAGATTATCCGGATGTTCAATTCGGCGTTTGATGGCCTCGAGGGTGTTCGTACCGACCTGGATTTCTATCCCGAGGAGCTCCGCGGGGAGATTGATGAGGTAAACGCCCGGGTCTACGACACGGTCAATAACGGTGTCTATAAGGCGGGTTTTGCCACCGCTCAGGATAAATACGAGGAGGCCTACAACGCGTTGTTCGACTCCCTCGACTGGCTCGAAGAGCGCTTGTCTGACCAGCGGTATCTGATGGGTGATCGCCTGACCGAGGCGGACTGGCGCCTGTTCACGACGCTGATCCGGTTTGATGCAGTGTACTACAGCCACTTCAAGTGCAACCGGCAGCGGATCAGTGATTTTCCGGCGCTTTCTGCCTACGTTCGGGATCTCTACCAGGAGCCTGGGGTGGCGGAAACCGTGGATATCGACCAGATCAAACGCCATTACTACGTGAGCCAGAGAACCATTAACCCGACTCAGATCGTGCCGGTTGGGCCGGAGCTGGACTTTGACTCACCCCACGGGCGTGAGTCGCTTAGCTAA
- the murJ gene encoding murein biosynthesis integral membrane protein MurJ yields the protein MSSEPESTPEQKQLPKAPGLLRSSGLVGIMTMLSRVLGLVRDMVIARYFGAGAGADAFFVAFKIPNFLRRLFAEGAFSQAFVPVLSSYRENQSLSDVQRLVNAVAGSLGLVLLGVTLVAILGAPVLTAVFAPGFLDDDVKFALTSDMLRITFPYLLLISLTAFAGGILNSYDRFAVPAFTPVLLNLAMIAAAIWLTPLMDEPVMALAWGVFIAGALQLFFQLPFLMRLGLLPRPRVDYRHEGVSRILKLMAPALFGVSVSQINLLLDTVLASFLQTGSVSWLYYSDRLSELPLGVFGIAIATVILPSLSRKHAAASADQFAATLDWAVRAVLLIGLPAALALALLAEPLIATLFHYGAVTDRDVAMSAQSLRAYSAGLLAFMLIKVLAPGFFAREDTKTPVKIGIIAMVANMVFNLILIFPLAHAGLALATSISAWLNGYLLWRGLRKEGAWQSQPGWPRFLLQLLFANGALAAIIIWLNAPVSVWLANGGYQRAADMAVLVGAGVAVYFVALALAGVRVRHFRHR from the coding sequence ATGTCGTCGGAACCTGAATCAACGCCTGAACAGAAGCAATTGCCCAAGGCGCCCGGCCTGCTCAGGTCGTCGGGGCTCGTGGGTATCATGACCATGCTGTCCCGGGTGCTGGGCCTGGTTCGGGATATGGTCATTGCTCGCTATTTCGGCGCCGGTGCCGGGGCGGATGCTTTTTTTGTGGCTTTCAAGATTCCGAATTTCCTCCGTCGTTTATTTGCCGAGGGCGCCTTCTCCCAGGCCTTTGTGCCGGTATTGTCATCCTACCGGGAGAATCAGTCACTCTCGGACGTTCAGCGGCTGGTCAATGCTGTTGCTGGTTCCCTCGGTTTGGTGCTGTTGGGCGTCACGCTGGTGGCCATTCTTGGCGCGCCGGTGCTGACAGCGGTTTTCGCCCCGGGCTTTCTGGATGATGACGTAAAATTCGCGCTGACCAGCGACATGTTGCGCATCACCTTTCCATATCTGCTGCTGATTTCCCTGACCGCCTTCGCGGGTGGCATCCTCAATAGCTACGATCGCTTTGCCGTACCAGCGTTTACTCCGGTGCTTCTGAATCTGGCGATGATTGCCGCGGCAATCTGGTTAACGCCGCTTATGGATGAACCGGTGATGGCTCTGGCCTGGGGCGTCTTCATTGCCGGGGCTCTACAACTGTTTTTCCAGTTGCCGTTTCTGATGCGATTGGGCCTGTTGCCACGGCCTCGAGTGGATTATCGCCACGAGGGTGTTAGCCGGATTCTCAAGTTGATGGCGCCTGCGCTGTTCGGGGTGTCGGTCAGCCAGATAAACCTGCTGCTGGATACGGTTCTGGCGTCCTTTCTCCAGACCGGCAGCGTTTCCTGGTTGTATTACTCTGACCGGCTCTCGGAATTGCCCCTCGGGGTATTCGGCATAGCCATTGCCACGGTTATTCTGCCGAGCCTTTCCCGTAAACACGCAGCGGCGTCAGCGGACCAGTTCGCCGCCACCCTGGATTGGGCCGTTCGGGCGGTTCTTTTAATTGGTCTTCCGGCAGCCCTGGCGCTTGCGCTGTTGGCCGAGCCTCTGATTGCCACCTTGTTTCACTATGGCGCGGTAACCGACCGCGACGTGGCCATGTCGGCCCAGAGCTTGAGGGCCTACTCCGCGGGGTTGCTGGCGTTCATGCTGATCAAGGTTCTGGCGCCGGGATTTTTCGCGAGGGAGGACACCAAAACGCCGGTCAAGATCGGCATCATTGCCATGGTGGCAAACATGGTGTTCAACCTGATTCTCATTTTTCCCTTGGCTCACGCCGGCCTCGCGTTGGCCACCTCCATATCGGCCTGGTTGAATGGCTATCTTCTGTGGCGCGGACTGCGTAAGGAAGGGGCCTGGCAGAGCCAGCCCGGCTGGCCCCGTTTTCTGCTTCAGCTGCTGTTTGCCAACGGAGCGCTGGCGGCCATCATTATCTGGCTCAACGCCCCGGTGTCGGTGTGGCTGGCAAACGGCGGTTATCAGCGGGCAGCGGATATGGCGGTGCTGGTGGGGGCGGGCGTCGCCGTCTACTTCGTTGCGCTGGCGCTGGCCGGGGTTCGGGTAAGACATTTCCGCCACAGGTAA
- the cgtA gene encoding Obg family GTPase CgtA, protein MKFVDEATIIVEAGKGGHGCLSFRREKYVPKGGPDGGDGGDGGSVYLEAEESLNTLIDYRFQRKHKAQNGEPGSGRNCTGNKGEDLVLPVPVGTTVVDMDTHEVLGDLTHAGQRLKVAQAGFHGLGNTRFKSSVNRAPRQTTKGSEGELRNLRLELKVLADVGLLGMPNAGKSTFIRSVSAARPKVADYPFTTLVPNLGVVSVQAHQSFVIADIPGLIEGAAEGAGLGIRFLKHLVRTRLLLHLVDVAPYDGSSPADAVRTIEHELEKFSETLANRPRWLVLNKVDMVAEEDRDAHCQAIVDELGWEGPVFWISALSGEGTKSLAQAVMRWIEEQAEEEAQNPEFAEQEAQRRRQMDDEARARIEAERQARRAAREEDDDDDFDDDDYDVEVVYAPE, encoded by the coding sequence ATGAAATTCGTAGACGAAGCCACCATCATTGTGGAAGCCGGCAAGGGCGGTCACGGCTGCCTGAGCTTCCGGCGTGAAAAATACGTTCCCAAGGGTGGCCCCGATGGCGGCGACGGGGGCGATGGTGGTTCCGTGTACCTGGAAGCCGAGGAGTCGCTGAACACGCTGATCGACTACCGGTTCCAGCGCAAGCACAAAGCCCAGAATGGCGAGCCCGGTTCCGGTCGCAACTGCACCGGTAATAAAGGCGAAGATCTTGTTTTGCCGGTTCCGGTGGGTACCACGGTTGTTGATATGGATACCCATGAGGTGCTGGGGGATCTGACCCATGCCGGCCAGCGCCTGAAAGTTGCCCAGGCCGGGTTTCATGGTCTCGGTAATACCCGCTTCAAGTCCTCAGTGAACCGTGCACCCCGCCAGACCACCAAAGGCTCTGAGGGTGAGCTGCGGAACCTGAGGCTGGAGCTGAAAGTGCTGGCGGACGTGGGTTTGCTGGGCATGCCCAATGCCGGCAAGTCTACCTTTATCCGTTCGGTATCGGCGGCTCGCCCGAAGGTTGCCGACTATCCGTTTACCACGCTGGTGCCTAATCTTGGTGTTGTTAGCGTACAGGCGCACCAGAGTTTCGTTATTGCCGATATTCCCGGTCTGATTGAGGGGGCTGCCGAAGGCGCGGGCCTGGGTATCCGCTTCCTGAAGCATCTCGTGCGCACCCGTCTGCTGCTTCACCTTGTGGATGTGGCGCCTTACGATGGCTCCTCGCCCGCCGATGCGGTTCGAACAATCGAGCACGAGCTTGAGAAGTTCAGCGAAACCCTGGCAAATCGCCCCAGATGGCTGGTGCTGAACAAGGTCGACATGGTGGCCGAGGAAGACCGCGACGCTCATTGTCAGGCCATTGTCGATGAGCTCGGATGGGAGGGGCCTGTATTCTGGATCTCCGCCCTTAGCGGCGAGGGTACCAAGTCGCTGGCTCAGGCTGTCATGCGCTGGATTGAGGAGCAGGCTGAAGAAGAGGCTCAGAACCCGGAGTTTGCCGAGCAGGAAGCCCAGCGGCGTCGGCAGATGGATGACGAGGCTCGCGCCCGTATTGAAGCCGAGCGCCAGGCCCGCCGTGCGGCCCGTGAAGAGGACGATGACGACGACTTTGACGATGATGATTACGACGTCGAAGTGGTTTACGCCCCGGAGTAA
- a CDS encoding WS/DGAT/MGAT family O-acyltransferase — MRQLSELDASFLYLESETTPMHIGGIYLFDASEREKPLAFSTFVAYLRSRLHVVPVFRQRLKEIPLRLGRPYWIDDPDFSIERHLAYVNLGEHGRKASLMTLASRILEEPLKRDRPLWHITFVDGFKLDEENTGSDGFALIVKLHHAAIDAFSGEEIIGKLLEYTPEPSPISPPRPWQPRPEPSEERVMLQASANILRTPMQFTSLAFNAAEATARGLIQKQLRKLPFPLPLFSAPHSPFNRQITANRQIVAASVELSRLKAIKAFLGDVTLNDVVLGLCAEALKRYLISEGANADKSLVAMTPISVRSNSLRRATGNQMSAMLLDLATDETNPAKRIRRIHWNAVASEPYREAIAADRLTELLPSTMLALSARLYSELQIAQRYQPVFNLPITNVPGPQVPLYLQGARLVQQYNTAPLFDSMGLVIVAVSYEGRLTLNFTTCPDVVAHGESLQAHVDESLNAIETAMERLGTEETKEPIAASPTQTLADDAMTAMEGLLKKALKRFRA, encoded by the coding sequence ATGCGGCAACTGTCGGAACTGGATGCCTCGTTCCTGTATCTGGAGTCGGAAACCACACCGATGCACATCGGAGGCATCTACCTTTTCGATGCCTCCGAGCGCGAGAAACCGCTGGCCTTCAGCACCTTTGTCGCCTACCTTCGAAGCCGCCTGCATGTTGTGCCAGTTTTCCGCCAACGCCTGAAGGAAATTCCCCTGCGTCTGGGGCGCCCCTACTGGATTGATGACCCCGATTTCAGCATCGAGCGCCACCTCGCCTACGTCAATCTGGGCGAACACGGTCGCAAGGCAAGCCTGATGACCCTGGCCTCACGGATTCTGGAAGAGCCGCTAAAAAGAGACCGCCCGCTCTGGCACATTACCTTCGTGGACGGCTTCAAACTGGACGAGGAGAACACCGGCAGTGATGGCTTCGCGCTCATCGTGAAGTTGCACCATGCCGCCATCGACGCCTTCAGCGGAGAGGAGATAATTGGCAAACTGCTCGAGTACACACCCGAGCCCAGCCCGATTTCGCCACCGCGCCCCTGGCAGCCCAGACCTGAACCCTCGGAAGAGCGGGTCATGCTTCAGGCCAGCGCGAACATCCTCCGTACCCCAATGCAGTTCACCTCTCTGGCGTTTAACGCGGCCGAGGCTACGGCCCGGGGCTTGATCCAGAAGCAGTTACGCAAACTGCCATTCCCGCTGCCGCTGTTCTCCGCTCCACACAGCCCTTTCAATCGACAGATTACGGCAAATCGGCAGATTGTCGCCGCCAGCGTGGAGCTTTCACGCTTGAAGGCGATCAAGGCGTTTCTCGGGGACGTAACGCTGAACGATGTGGTTTTGGGCCTTTGCGCCGAGGCCCTGAAGCGATACCTGATCAGCGAGGGCGCCAATGCCGACAAATCTTTGGTGGCTATGACACCGATCTCAGTGCGCTCCAACAGCCTGCGACGGGCAACCGGAAACCAGATGTCTGCCATGCTGCTGGATCTGGCGACCGATGAAACCAATCCTGCCAAACGGATACGGCGCATACACTGGAACGCGGTTGCCTCGGAGCCCTACCGGGAGGCCATTGCCGCAGATCGGCTGACGGAACTCCTGCCTTCGACCATGCTGGCGCTGTCTGCAAGACTTTACTCGGAGTTGCAAATTGCCCAGCGTTACCAGCCGGTGTTCAACCTGCCCATCACCAACGTTCCCGGACCACAGGTGCCGCTATATCTGCAGGGTGCACGCCTGGTTCAGCAATACAATACGGCGCCGCTGTTCGACAGTATGGGACTGGTGATTGTAGCGGTGAGCTATGAGGGAAGACTGACACTGAATTTCACCACCTGCCCGGATGTGGTGGCCCACGGAGAGTCATTACAGGCTCACGTGGATGAAAGCCTCAACGCCATTGAAACGGCCATGGAACGGCTCGGAACGGAGGAAACCAAAGAACCCATCGCAGCCTCCCCAACGCAGACCCTTGCAGATGATGCCATGACCGCGATGGAGGGCCTTCTCAAGAAAGCCCTGAAACGTTTCCGGGCCTGA